One part of the Prochlorococcus marinus str. MIT 9313 genome encodes these proteins:
- a CDS encoding cyclic nucleotide-binding domain-containing protein: MHNEIVTGNVLPFNIFEKADSKLLAWIRDVSVVREITTSCRLIEEGSTPDGLFVVESGAITVCTKQADGGSLSLASLKVGNLVGEMSWLEERPAVASIDAGPGSRLLQIPREALESINQSEAFICHLLYRLIAEKLALQVQGQNIWVHRIAGTDQEPLRKVLVLFAELEEKDVAWIARSGKFKRLVAGDVLLQEGDNVPGLYLLLAGEARISITENGSWQSVGSSRRGELLGELTMLNPQAAGATANVDTVTGLELLVLDKEELSMTLNADPRLAKRFYKGIARMLSQRSRDQLLSRGFAEASRIAEELIDNEQLGLDQLSAISSAGLRFDWLCRQFQDKEG; this comes from the coding sequence ATGCACAATGAAATTGTGACTGGAAATGTCTTGCCATTTAACATCTTTGAAAAGGCAGATTCCAAGCTGCTGGCCTGGATTCGTGATGTCTCTGTCGTAAGGGAAATCACAACCTCCTGTCGTCTGATCGAAGAAGGCAGCACTCCGGACGGCTTGTTTGTAGTTGAGTCAGGAGCAATCACGGTTTGCACCAAGCAAGCTGATGGTGGAAGCTTGTCACTCGCCAGCCTAAAAGTAGGCAACCTGGTGGGAGAGATGAGCTGGCTGGAAGAACGTCCAGCAGTGGCAAGCATTGATGCTGGTCCAGGAAGTCGTCTGCTCCAAATCCCTAGAGAGGCTCTGGAGTCAATCAATCAATCTGAGGCTTTCATTTGCCATCTCCTCTATCGCCTCATCGCTGAAAAACTGGCCCTCCAAGTGCAAGGCCAAAACATATGGGTTCATCGTATTGCCGGGACTGACCAGGAACCCCTCCGCAAAGTTCTGGTGCTATTCGCAGAACTCGAAGAGAAGGATGTGGCCTGGATCGCCAGGTCCGGTAAATTCAAACGTCTTGTCGCTGGAGACGTTCTCCTTCAAGAGGGAGATAATGTGCCTGGCCTCTATCTGCTGCTCGCTGGAGAGGCCAGGATCAGTATCACTGAAAACGGAAGCTGGCAATCGGTAGGCAGCTCTCGACGCGGTGAACTACTCGGTGAGCTCACAATGCTCAACCCTCAAGCAGCCGGAGCCACCGCCAATGTGGACACAGTCACAGGCCTAGAGCTACTGGTGCTCGACAAAGAGGAACTCAGCATGACCCTCAACGCAGATCCAAGGCTGGCTAAGCGTTTCTACAAAGGCATCGCACGCATGCTCTCCCAACGCAGCCGTGATCAACTCCTCAGCCGTGGATTTGCTGAAGCAAGCCGCATAGCCGAGGAACTCATCGACAACGAACAGCTTGGTCTTGATCAACTATCGGCCATCAGTTCAGCCGGGTTGCGTTTTGACTGGCTGTGCAGACAATTTCAGGACAAGGAGGGCTGA